One Glycine max cultivar Williams 82 chromosome 3, Glycine_max_v4.0, whole genome shotgun sequence DNA window includes the following coding sequences:
- the LOC102663673 gene encoding uncharacterized protein yields the protein MPLYAKFLKDMLTKKNRYIHSDEIFVEGNCNVVIQYILPPKHKDPGVVTIPCSIGEVVVGKNLIDLGASINLMPLSMCRRLGEIEIMPTCMTLQLADRSITRPYGVIEDVLVMVKHLIFPADFVVIDIEEDANIPLILGCPFMSTASCVVDIGRKMLQMGIEDQKISFDLFHEDKDPPSQNVCLKVHVMEEKKPEKMVFEIGTLLDPG from the coding sequence atgcccctctatgccaaatttttgaaggatatgCTAACCAAGAAGAACCGGTACATCCATAGTGACGAAATTTTTGTGGAAGGTAACTGTAATGTTGTGATTCAATACAttcttccacccaagcacaaagatcctggagtTGTCACGATACCCTGTTCTATTGGTGAGGTTGTTGTAGGCAAAAatctcatagacttgggagctagtatcaatttaatgcctctTTCCATGTGCCGGCgacttggagagatagagataatgccCACATGTATGACCCTCCAGTTAGCTGACCGCTCCATCACAAGGCcatatggagtgattgaagatgttttggtgatGGTTAAGCACCTTATATTTCCAGCTGATTTCGTTGTCATAGATATAGAAGAGGATGCTAacattcctctcattcttggctgcccattcatgtctactgCAAGCTGTGTGGTAGACATAGGAAGGAAGATGTTGCAGATGGGCATAGAAGATCAGAAGATCAGCTTTGATTTGTTCCATGAGGACAAAGATCCACCTAGCCAAAATGTATGTCTGAAAGTGCATGtgatggaagaaaagaaacctGAGAAAATGGTCTTTGAAATAGGAACTCTGTTGGATCCTGGATAA